The following proteins are encoded in a genomic region of Schistocerca serialis cubense isolate TAMUIC-IGC-003099 chromosome 9, iqSchSeri2.2, whole genome shotgun sequence:
- the LOC126418875 gene encoding mitochondrial fission process protein 1: MSDIERDIFRDSPFRLLGYANEVGESFRPLIHVKWVYLSYGIASAYVVADTIDKTYKVFKIPCDNVQQRRRNVMLAAVDTLLWQSFASVIIPGFTINRICAASLLILSKTTKLPKSTRKWITTAVGLSCIPFIVKPIDYFVDIAMDRTLRVWTSKKG, translated from the exons ATGTCAGACATAGAAAGAGACATATTTAGAGATAGCCCATTTAGGCTCTTAG GGTACGCGAATGAAGTTGGTGAATCCTTTCGACCACTAATCCATGTAAAATGGGTATATCTAAGCTATGGGATAGCTAGTGCGTACGTTGTTGCTGATACTATAGATAAAACCTATAAAGTTTTTAAG ATTCCATGCGACAACGTGCAGCAAAGACGGAGAAATGTGATGTTAGCGGCGGTTGATACTCTTCTTTGGCAAAGTTTTGCTTCCGTTATAATTCCTGGATTTACAATAAACCGTATTTGCGCAGCGTCTTTACTGATTCTTAGTAAGACAACTAAACTTCCAAAATCCACTAGGAAGTGGATAACAACAGCAGTAGGCCTCTCGTGCATTCCTTTCATCGTGAAGCCAATAGATTATTTTGTAGACATTGCAATGGATCGTACTTTGAGAGTATGGACATCAAAAAAAGGTTAA